In Flavobacterium sp. CBA20B-1, one DNA window encodes the following:
- a CDS encoding NifU family protein, with amino-acid sequence MFKINIKDTQNPAIIKFEFPDFISYGSNFEFKNIDETANSPLARQLFYLPFVKTVYISGNFVAVERFSIVEWSDVQDEVKKQIEDFVTNGGKVLIETEATSSKKIPVTVYGETTPNPGVLKFVSNKLLTKTAVEFKNIDDAKPSPLAIELFKLPYVKEVFIDENYVSVTKFDAYQWDEITLEVRSFIKQFIENGGTVIDDSLISQTKEHEQQQEDYFENLDVTSQQIINILEEYVKPAVQSDGGNITFESYDDTSKLVTVTLKGACSGCPSSTFTLKNGIENMLRQMLQNNDIVVEALNG; translated from the coding sequence ATGTTTAAAATAAATATAAAGGACACTCAAAACCCCGCTATAATTAAATTTGAATTCCCAGATTTTATAAGCTATGGAAGCAATTTTGAGTTTAAAAACATCGATGAAACGGCAAATTCGCCTTTGGCACGTCAACTTTTTTATCTTCCTTTTGTAAAAACGGTTTACATTTCAGGAAATTTTGTTGCTGTAGAGCGTTTTTCGATTGTAGAATGGAGTGATGTGCAAGACGAAGTTAAAAAGCAAATTGAAGATTTCGTTACCAATGGCGGCAAAGTGCTGATAGAAACAGAAGCAACTTCTTCTAAAAAAATTCCTGTAACAGTGTATGGAGAAACCACACCAAACCCGGGCGTACTAAAATTTGTATCAAACAAACTACTCACCAAAACAGCGGTGGAATTTAAGAATATCGATGACGCTAAACCATCACCCTTAGCAATAGAGTTGTTTAAATTGCCTTATGTAAAAGAAGTTTTTATTGATGAAAATTACGTTTCGGTAACAAAGTTTGACGCCTATCAATGGGATGAAATTACATTAGAAGTGCGTTCATTTATTAAACAATTCATTGAAAACGGCGGAACGGTTATCGATGACAGTTTAATTTCGCAAACAAAAGAACACGAACAACAACAAGAAGACTATTTTGAAAATTTAGATGTAACCTCTCAACAAATCATCAATATTTTAGAAGAATATGTAAAACCAGCTGTGCAATCAGACGGTGGTAATATCACCTTTGAAAGCTATGACGACACCAGCAAACTTGTTACTGTAACGCTAAAAGGTGCATGTAGCGGATGCCCGTCATCAACTTTTACCTTAAAAAATGGTATCGAAAATATGCTGCGACAAATGCTTCAAAACAATGATATTGTGGTGGAAGCATTAAACGGTTAA
- a CDS encoding PorP/SprF family type IX secretion system membrane protein, producing the protein MNIFTKSLLVVISSLFVSQISNAQEGIPVYQDYLTDNYYLIHPSMAGIANCAKVRLTARQQWFGEKDAPALQTASVNTAISERSGIGFIAFNDRNGYHKQAGAKVTYAHHITFSRSDYDLNKLSFGISAGMVNSQLDQSEWGNIFDPSVTGEELRYNYFNVDIGASYHFLDFYAHGTVKNVITTDREIYSMVENDNIRRYIVSAGYVFSKNRGYRSYRDQGFSWEPSVLFQYAEATEEKMLDLNLKMYKEFSNGQFFAGISYRTMFEGAEYMKDINGEVKKQNYHSVSPILGVKFKNIMVGYTYSHQFGEVQFANGGFHQLTLGFNFLCRESNYKCNCPSVNF; encoded by the coding sequence ATGAATATATTTACTAAATCTTTATTAGTTGTTATATCTTCATTATTTGTGTCACAAATAAGTAATGCGCAAGAAGGAATTCCTGTGTATCAAGATTATTTAACAGATAACTATTATCTTATCCACCCTTCAATGGCGGGTATAGCAAATTGTGCAAAAGTTCGTTTAACGGCACGCCAGCAATGGTTCGGTGAAAAAGATGCACCCGCTTTGCAAACAGCAAGTGTTAATACCGCTATTTCGGAACGATCAGGAATTGGTTTCATCGCTTTTAACGATAGAAATGGATACCATAAACAAGCAGGAGCAAAAGTAACTTATGCACACCATATCACTTTTTCACGAAGCGATTATGATTTGAATAAACTATCTTTTGGTATTAGTGCCGGTATGGTTAATTCGCAATTAGACCAAAGTGAATGGGGCAATATTTTTGATCCTTCAGTTACTGGAGAGGAATTAAGATACAATTATTTTAATGTAGATATTGGTGCTTCCTACCACTTTTTAGACTTTTATGCACACGGTACGGTTAAAAACGTAATCACTACCGATCGTGAAATTTATTCGATGGTTGAAAACGATAACATTCGCCGATACATTGTTTCTGCAGGTTATGTGTTTTCTAAAAACCGAGGATACAGATCTTATCGCGATCAAGGTTTCTCATGGGAACCATCGGTTTTATTCCAATACGCTGAAGCTACAGAAGAGAAAATGTTAGACCTTAACCTTAAAATGTATAAGGAATTTTCTAACGGACAATTTTTCGCAGGTATTTCTTACAGAACCATGTTTGAAGGAGCTGAATACATGAAAGATATAAATGGTGAAGTTAAAAAACAAAACTATCATTCTGTTTCACCAATATTAGGTGTTAAATTCAAAAACATTATGGTGGGCTATACTTATTCGCACCAATTTGGCGAAGTGCAGTTTGCCAATGGAGGTTTTCACCAGTTAACACTTGGTTTCAACTTCTTGTGTAGAGAAAGTAATTACAAATGTAACTGTCCGTCAGTGAACTTTTAA
- a CDS encoding gamma carbonic anhydrase family protein: MALIKSINGKAPQFPDNCFIAENATIIGDVQMGENCSVWYNAVVRGDVHFIKMGNKVNVQDNAVIHCTYQKHPTIIGNNVSIGHNAVVHGCTIHDNVLVGMGAIIMDNSVVHSNVIVAAGAVVTQNMELLPNGIYAGIPAKRVKELEASAFAGEIERISNNYVLYSSWQ; encoded by the coding sequence ATGGCTTTAATTAAATCTATAAACGGAAAAGCACCTCAATTTCCAGATAATTGTTTCATTGCTGAAAATGCTACCATTATTGGCGATGTACAAATGGGCGAAAACTGCAGTGTTTGGTATAATGCAGTGGTTCGTGGTGATGTACATTTTATAAAAATGGGTAACAAAGTGAATGTACAAGACAATGCAGTAATACATTGTACCTATCAAAAGCACCCCACAATTATAGGAAATAATGTTTCAATTGGTCACAACGCCGTTGTGCACGGTTGTACGATTCACGATAATGTATTAGTGGGTATGGGAGCAATAATCATGGATAATAGTGTGGTGCACAGCAACGTTATTGTAGCTGCTGGTGCAGTGGTAACTCAAAATATGGAATTGTTGCCAAATGGTATTTATGCAGGAATTCCCGCTAAACGTGTGAAAGAATTAGAAGCATCTGCCTTTGCTGGCGAGATTGAACGAATAAGTAATAATTACGTGTTGTACAGTAGTTGGCAATAA
- a CDS encoding PUR family DNA/RNA-binding protein: MRDNEMLEKEEIFSKVLRAGRRTYFFDVRSTKADDYYVTITESKKFTEEDGSFHFKKHKIYLYKEDFTSFKEILNEMTDYVLEQKGEEVISERHQKDFKRELADAKSFTNVEFDDF, encoded by the coding sequence ATGAGAGACAATGAAATGCTAGAAAAAGAAGAAATCTTTTCAAAAGTATTAAGAGCAGGTAGAAGAACTTACTTTTTTGATGTGCGATCTACCAAAGCAGATGATTACTATGTAACCATTACAGAGAGTAAAAAGTTCACAGAAGAAGATGGATCATTCCACTTCAAGAAACACAAAATTTACTTGTATAAAGAAGATTTCACCTCTTTTAAAGAAATCTTAAATGAAATGACCGATTATGTGCTAGAACAAAAAGGCGAAGAAGTTATTTCTGAAAGACATCAAAAAGATTTCAAAAGAGAATTGGCTGATGCAAAAAGTTTTACAAATGTAGAATTCGATGATTTTTAA
- a CDS encoding ABC transporter ATP-binding protein — MKELQKLNKYFIKYKYRFLIGIVITIASQIFTVFTPQYIGDAITVLEHFLKNELTAEATKKALWHNMLLIIGTTLTAGFLTFLMRQTIIVMSRNIEFDLKNEIYDHYQKLSLDFYKRQRTGDLMSRISEDVAKVRQYVGPAVMYSINTVFRMAVVIVQMYIISPTLTWYSLIPVPFLAILMYKLSTEINRRSFAYQQNLSKLSSFSQEIFSGIRVIKAYTLENRENTAYDLATTESKSKFMRLTYANALIGPLMILLIGISNLLIVFIGARMYINGVITEIGIIAQFILYINMLTWPIASLGWVSSMIQEADSSQKRINEFLNEEPSIQSNTTEQHLLQGKIEFHKVHFTYEDTNIQALNNISFTIEKGETVAFLGKTGSGKSTILQLISRLYDVSSGSIAIDGIDIKNWNVENLRDQIAVVPQDAFLFSDTIKTNIQFGKENATQEEIEHYAKIADVHKNIIRFENGYETILGERGITLSGGQKQRVSIARALIKDAPVLLLDDCLSAVDTETEERILNNLKDISAKKTTLIVTHRVSSAKNADKIIILNEGEILEQGTHFQLLKQNGYYADLYNKQLAEKDVL, encoded by the coding sequence ATGAAAGAACTTCAAAAGCTTAATAAATACTTTATAAAATACAAATATCGCTTCTTAATTGGAATTGTTATTACAATTGCCTCGCAGATATTTACCGTTTTCACGCCGCAATATATTGGAGATGCAATTACGGTTTTAGAACATTTCTTAAAAAACGAACTAACCGCCGAAGCCACTAAAAAAGCATTATGGCACAATATGCTGCTTATTATCGGCACCACATTAACCGCAGGTTTTTTAACTTTTTTAATGCGACAAACCATTATTGTGATGTCGCGAAATATTGAATTTGATCTAAAAAATGAAATTTACGACCACTATCAAAAATTAAGTTTAGATTTTTACAAACGCCAGCGCACCGGTGATTTAATGAGCCGTATTTCGGAAGATGTTGCAAAGGTGCGGCAGTATGTGGGCCCGGCAGTGATGTATTCAATCAACACTGTTTTTAGAATGGCGGTTGTTATTGTGCAGATGTATATCATCTCGCCCACTCTTACTTGGTATTCCTTAATTCCCGTGCCTTTTTTGGCAATTTTAATGTATAAATTAAGTACCGAAATCAACCGTCGCAGTTTTGCTTATCAGCAAAATCTTTCGAAACTATCCTCTTTTTCACAGGAGATTTTTTCAGGCATCCGCGTTATTAAAGCATACACCTTAGAAAATCGCGAAAATACTGCTTACGACCTTGCCACAACCGAAAGCAAATCCAAATTTATGCGGTTAACCTATGCCAACGCATTAATTGGCCCTTTAATGATTTTGTTGATTGGCATAAGCAACTTATTAATTGTTTTTATTGGCGCACGCATGTATATTAATGGTGTAATTACCGAAATTGGTATCATTGCACAGTTTATTTTATATATAAATATGCTCACATGGCCCATTGCATCTTTGGGCTGGGTTTCGTCTATGATTCAAGAGGCCGATTCTTCCCAAAAGCGCATTAATGAATTTTTAAACGAAGAACCATCAATTCAATCAAACACCACAGAACAGCATCTTTTGCAAGGAAAAATTGAATTCCACAAGGTGCACTTTACTTATGAAGACACTAATATTCAAGCACTAAACAATATTTCTTTTACAATTGAAAAAGGCGAAACCGTGGCATTTCTAGGGAAAACCGGCTCTGGAAAATCGACCATTTTACAGTTGATTTCCCGTTTGTATGATGTTTCATCAGGCTCTATCGCTATTGATGGAATCGATATTAAAAATTGGAATGTAGAAAACCTTCGCGACCAGATTGCGGTGGTGCCCCAAGATGCTTTTTTGTTCTCGGATACCATCAAAACCAACATTCAATTCGGTAAAGAAAACGCAACACAAGAAGAAATTGAACATTATGCAAAAATAGCCGATGTGCATAAAAACATTATTCGATTTGAAAACGGCTATGAAACCATTTTGGGAGAACGCGGCATTACCCTATCAGGCGGACAAAAACAACGGGTTTCCATTGCACGTGCGCTGATAAAAGATGCTCCTGTTTTGTTGTTAGACGATTGCTTGTCTGCTGTTGATACCGAAACCGAAGAACGCATTTTAAACAACTTAAAAGATATTTCGGCAAAAAAAACAACTTTAATTGTAACCCACCGAGTTTCATCGGCAAAAAATGCAGATAAAATCATCATCTTAAACGAGGGCGAAATATTAGAGCAAGGCACTCATTTTCAACTATTAAAACAAAACGGCTATTACGCAGATTTGTATAATAAACAATTAGCAGAAAAAGATGTACTTTAA
- a CDS encoding Glu/Leu/Phe/Val dehydrogenase dimerization domain-containing protein, translating into MTTNTYTPEELKKIDPVFGQISFDHHEQVVFCHDKDTGLKAIIGIHNTVLGPALGGTRMWNYTSEWEALNDVLRLSRGMTYKSAISGLDLGGGKAVIIGDSKKDKSPELIKAFAKYVDSLSGRYITAEDVGTTTPDMDLIHSITPHVTGISESLGGSGNPSPVTAYGVYMGLKAATKFKYGSDDLSGKRVLVQGIGNVGETLVKHLVNAGALVTITDISKERVEEVAQKYNTAIYMGDDLYSLDVDIYAPCALGATVNTDSIAKLKAQVIAGAANNQLADESIHGKMLQEKGIVYAPDFLINAGGIINVFGEIAKYGSDEAIRRTENIYNTTLDILNYAKEQGIRPNQAAMKMAEQRIEKKKQENK; encoded by the coding sequence ATGACAACAAACACATATACTCCAGAAGAGTTAAAAAAAATTGATCCGGTTTTTGGACAAATTTCATTTGATCATCACGAACAAGTTGTTTTTTGCCACGACAAAGATACTGGATTAAAAGCAATTATTGGTATTCATAATACAGTATTAGGTCCTGCATTGGGCGGTACTCGTATGTGGAATTATACTTCAGAGTGGGAAGCATTGAACGATGTTTTGCGTTTATCGCGCGGAATGACTTATAAATCTGCTATTTCAGGTTTAGATTTAGGAGGCGGTAAAGCAGTAATTATTGGTGATTCTAAAAAAGATAAAAGCCCGGAATTAATCAAAGCATTTGCAAAATATGTAGATTCTCTAAGCGGACGATATATCACTGCAGAAGATGTGGGTACCACCACTCCCGATATGGATTTAATTCACTCAATCACCCCACACGTTACAGGAATTTCTGAAAGTTTAGGTGGATCTGGAAACCCATCACCTGTTACAGCATATGGTGTTTACATGGGATTAAAAGCAGCTACAAAGTTCAAATACGGCTCTGACGATTTAAGCGGAAAAAGAGTTTTAGTACAAGGAATTGGTAATGTTGGCGAAACTTTGGTGAAGCACTTAGTAAACGCAGGAGCATTGGTAACAATTACAGATATTAGCAAAGAGCGCGTAGAAGAAGTAGCTCAAAAATACAACACAGCAATCTATATGGGCGATGATTTATATTCATTAGATGTAGATATTTATGCACCATGTGCTTTAGGAGCTACTGTAAATACCGATTCTATTGCAAAATTAAAAGCACAAGTTATTGCCGGTGCAGCAAACAATCAATTGGCAGACGAAAGCATCCACGGAAAAATGTTGCAAGAAAAAGGTATTGTTTATGCGCCCGATTTCTTAATCAACGCTGGTGGTATCATTAATGTGTTTGGTGAAATTGCTAAATACGGTTCAGACGAAGCAATCCGCAGAACAGAAAATATTTATAACACCACATTAGATATTTTAAACTACGCAAAAGAACAAGGTATCAGACCCAACCAAGCAGCTATGAAAATGGCAGAACAGCGTATTGAAAAGAAAAAACAAGAAAATAAATAA
- the nusB gene encoding transcription antitermination factor NusB, translating into MVNRRHIRSKVLQAIYAMTQNQSDQLDVYEKYLFSSLENIRELYLLMLSSLVELQKVEATFLEVSAQKHLATPQEKNPNKKFVNNAVLQILLQSETLKNWTEELHVNQFQVNDHYIKALLQEIKTSDLYKNYMRNGVNTFAEDKEFVIKLFTDFIAPNEKIYEFLEDYKISWIDDIPVVNTAILKQLEGLKNESSYFKLNKVFKDDEDKDFAKQLFRKTALNADVFVKEYEDKTRNWDLDRIAEIDSIILNLGVCELQKFPSIPVKVTINEYLELAKEYSTPKSSIFINGILDALVKEYREANKLNKIGRGLIE; encoded by the coding sequence ATGGTAAACCGTCGTCATATCCGTTCAAAAGTATTGCAGGCAATATATGCAATGACCCAAAACCAATCCGATCAATTAGATGTATATGAAAAATATCTTTTCAGTAGTTTAGAAAACATCCGTGAATTGTATCTATTAATGCTTTCTTCATTAGTAGAACTTCAAAAAGTAGAAGCTACCTTTTTAGAAGTATCGGCACAAAAACACTTAGCTACACCACAAGAAAAAAATCCGAATAAAAAGTTTGTAAACAACGCAGTTCTGCAAATTTTATTGCAATCCGAAACCTTAAAAAACTGGACAGAAGAGTTGCACGTGAATCAGTTTCAGGTAAACGATCACTATATTAAAGCGCTTTTGCAAGAAATAAAAACCAGCGATTTGTATAAAAATTATATGCGCAACGGGGTGAATACATTTGCAGAAGACAAAGAGTTCGTAATTAAACTTTTTACCGATTTTATTGCACCAAACGAGAAAATTTACGAATTTTTAGAAGATTATAAAATATCTTGGATCGATGATATTCCGGTTGTAAACACAGCGATTTTGAAACAATTGGAAGGATTGAAAAACGAAAGCAGCTACTTTAAATTAAACAAAGTTTTTAAAGACGACGAAGACAAAGATTTTGCCAAACAATTGTTTAGAAAAACAGCTTTAAATGCCGATGTTTTTGTGAAGGAATACGAAGACAAAACCCGCAATTGGGATTTGGATCGTATTGCAGAAATTGATAGCATTATCTTGAATTTAGGTGTTTGCGAATTACAAAAATTTCCATCGATACCCGTAAAAGTAACAATTAACGAATATTTAGAACTTGCAAAAGAATATTCCACACCAAAAAGTAGTATTTTTATCAACGGAATTTTAGACGCTTTAGTCAAAGAATACCGCGAAGCAAATAAATTAAACAAAATAGGAAGAGGATTAATTGAATAA
- a CDS encoding DUF1573 domain-containing protein → MRKLMFVAGLAALSLTACNKKEDASSRIGNTASTTTIETTTTSETDANGAAETTTSTSTQTGFPKIAFNETTHDFGELKKGSKGEVEFEIKNEGTVDLVIIDAKASCGCTVPEKPNEPIKPGKSAKMKVVFSANSLGAQSKTVTLTTNTEAGSEILTVKANVTE, encoded by the coding sequence ATGAGAAAATTAATGTTTGTGGCGGGTTTAGCCGCTTTAAGTTTAACAGCTTGCAACAAAAAAGAAGACGCTTCATCTCGTATAGGTAACACTGCGTCAACCACCACCATCGAAACTACAACAACTTCCGAAACCGATGCAAACGGTGCAGCAGAAACCACAACTTCTACCAGCACCCAAACAGGTTTTCCTAAAATCGCATTCAACGAAACTACCCATGATTTCGGCGAATTGAAAAAAGGTTCAAAAGGTGAAGTGGAGTTCGAAATTAAGAACGAAGGAACTGTGGATTTAGTAATCATCGATGCAAAAGCATCTTGCGGATGTACCGTTCCTGAAAAACCAAACGAACCAATCAAACCTGGTAAATCGGCAAAAATGAAAGTAGTATTTTCTGCAAACAGCCTTGGTGCACAAAGTAAGACCGTTACTTTAACAACCAATACCGAAGCGGGAAGCGAAATATTAACGGTTAAAGCAAACGTAACAGAATAA
- the yajC gene encoding preprotein translocase subunit YajC: protein MDQVQQFLPFVLIMAAMYFLMIRPQQQRVKKEKEFESNLKVGDKIVTKAGIHGRISELAETTMIVETMAGKVKMEKAAISLELSRKVNASPVVEKN, encoded by the coding sequence ATGGATCAAGTACAACAGTTTTTACCTTTTGTTTTAATTATGGCGGCTATGTATTTTTTAATGATACGCCCACAACAACAAAGAGTAAAAAAAGAAAAAGAATTTGAAAGCAACTTAAAAGTAGGCGATAAGATTGTAACGAAAGCTGGTATTCACGGCAGAATTTCCGAACTTGCAGAAACAACAATGATTGTAGAAACAATGGCAGGAAAAGTGAAAATGGAAAAAGCAGCCATCTCGTTAGAATTAAGCAGAAAAGTAAATGCTTCCCCAGTAGTTGAAAAAAACTAA
- a CDS encoding lmo0937 family membrane protein: MRDLIWLIAVVLIILWAVGYFGFADAVGSFIHVLLVLAVIAILYRLITGNRP; this comes from the coding sequence ATGAGAGATTTAATTTGGCTTATTGCCGTAGTACTAATTATTTTATGGGCTGTGGGATATTTTGGTTTCGCAGATGCCGTAGGAAGTTTTATACACGTTTTATTGGTGTTGGCAGTTATTGCCATTTTATACCGACTAATTACTGGAAACAGACCTTAA
- a CDS encoding FAD-dependent oxidoreductase, translating into MLTEKKDIAIAGAGLVGTLLGIYLKKKNYNVTVFDRSEDIRKIKFSGRSINLAMSTRGWNALDKVGIGDEIRKIAIAMDKRAIHLKDGSLSFQPYGINGEAIYSISRGGLNRMMIDLAEKAGVHFEFNQKIWDVNLETATLYIGENEHGPFEEQQFDQVYGADGAFSRIRHRMQRQNRFNYSQYFLNIGYKELTIPANADGSHKIDPNSFHIWPRGEFMLIALSNDDGSFTCTLFMPFEGVNSFEEINTEDKLTAFFNEYFSDTKDLIIDLKKDYFTNPTSSLVTMHCYPWTYKDKVALIGDSAHAIVPFYGQGMNAGFEDITALSELLDEFPNDIQTVFEKYQEKRKPNADAIAELSYRNFIEMSTKTADADFLLQKKIEAWFTKLHPEKWLPLYDRVTFSLNPYEDALAIGDFQKNVMDQVMKLPNIHSDWQTKEVENFILGLLNTKKADN; encoded by the coding sequence ATGCTTACAGAAAAAAAAGATATCGCTATTGCGGGTGCCGGTTTGGTGGGAACACTTTTAGGCATTTATCTTAAAAAGAAAAACTACAATGTAACGGTTTTTGACCGTAGTGAAGATATTCGAAAAATAAAATTTTCAGGTCGTTCTATAAATCTTGCAATGTCAACACGCGGTTGGAATGCTTTGGATAAAGTGGGTATCGGCGACGAAATTAGAAAAATTGCCATTGCAATGGATAAAAGAGCCATTCATTTAAAAGACGGTTCTTTGTCTTTCCAGCCCTATGGCATCAACGGCGAAGCCATCTATTCTATTTCGCGCGGCGGTTTAAACCGAATGATGATCGATTTAGCAGAGAAAGCCGGCGTGCATTTTGAATTCAATCAAAAAATTTGGGATGTAAATTTAGAAACAGCAACCTTATATATAGGTGAAAACGAACACGGCCCTTTTGAAGAACAGCAGTTTGATCAAGTATATGGTGCCGATGGTGCTTTTTCTCGCATTCGTCACCGCATGCAGCGCCAAAACAGGTTCAACTATTCACAGTATTTTTTAAATATCGGCTATAAAGAATTGACCATTCCTGCCAATGCAGACGGTTCGCATAAGATCGATCCGAATTCGTTTCACATTTGGCCACGCGGTGAATTTATGCTTATAGCACTTTCAAACGATGATGGCTCGTTCACCTGCACCTTATTTATGCCTTTTGAAGGAGTAAATTCGTTTGAAGAAATTAATACGGAAGACAAACTAACTGCTTTCTTTAACGAATATTTCTCTGATACAAAAGATTTAATTATCGATTTAAAGAAAGATTATTTCACAAACCCAACTTCTTCATTGGTGACCATGCATTGCTATCCGTGGACATATAAAGATAAAGTAGCTTTAATTGGCGATTCGGCACATGCTATTGTTCCTTTTTATGGACAAGGGATGAATGCCGGTTTTGAAGATATTACAGCTTTGAGCGAGTTGCTAGACGAATTTCCAAATGACATCCAAACTGTTTTTGAGAAATATCAGGAAAAGCGAAAGCCAAATGCCGATGCCATTGCAGAGCTTTCTTATAGAAATTTTATTGAAATGAGCACCAAAACAGCCGATGCCGATTTTTTATTACAAAAGAAAATAGAAGCATGGTTCACTAAATTGCATCCAGAAAAGTGGTTGCCGCTGTATGACCGGGTTACATTTAGTTTAAATCCGTATGAAGATGCACTAGCAATTGGCGATTTTCAGAAAAATGTAATGGATCAAGTAATGAAATTGCCAAACATTCACAGCGATTGGCAAACCAAAGAAGTAGAAAATTTTATCTTAGGTTTATTAAATACAAAAAAAGCAGACAATTAG